In the Acropora muricata isolate sample 2 chromosome 10, ASM3666990v1, whole genome shotgun sequence genome, one interval contains:
- the LOC136930814 gene encoding surfeit locus protein 2-like — MSDEALLRNFLSIHPFLELYKDEQDIKRVRCKITGHELPARLSDLESYTKGKKYQRLTKDTPREISGFEEYKEFLVPSSKNSKQLYCILTKKSITNSPFHIQKHVTGKRFTRALAKDREEQAKVIANEDKSDENMWVPSDLDSQSEIKEDENGTEMEEDPGNSDGESSSEGRKEQAKLTANGEKSDEGMSVPSDLESESQVKKYGGNTKMEEDLGKCGGELLSEEEEDTRKRKHRRGTKRELEAKKKVVKKSNKKLKAGVGRNAGMVKRSKKRKTNTS, encoded by the exons ATGTCGGACGAAGCGCTCCTGCGGAATTTTCTGTCGATACATCCCTTTCTCGAGCTTTACAAAGATGAGCAAGATATAAAAAGG GTCAGATGTAAAATTACAGGACATGAGCTGCCAGCCAGACTATCAGACCTTGAGAGCTACACAAAGGGGAAGAAATATCAGCGCTTGACCAAAGACACCCCAAGGGAAATTTCTGGCTTTGAAGAATACAAGGAGTTTCTTGTACCCAGTTCGAAAAATAG CAAACAGCTTTACTGCATATTAACAAAAAAGAGCATCACCAATAGCCCTTTTCACATTCAAAAACATGTGACTGGGAAACGTTTCACAAGAGCATTAGCAAAAG ATCGTGAGGAACAGGCCAAAGTAATAGCCAACGAAGATAAATCAGATGAAAACATGTGGGTACCGTCCGACCTCGATTCTCAATCTGAAATCAAAGAAGACGAAAATGGCACGGAGATGGAGGAGGATCCAGGAAATTCGGATGGAGAATCGTCGTCAGAAG gTCGCAAGGAACAGGCCAAACTAACAGCCAATGGTGAGAAATCAGATGAAGGCATGTCGGTACCATCCGATCTTGAGTCTGAATCTCAAGTAAAGAAATATGGAGGTAACACAAAGATGGAAGAGGATCTAGGAAAGTGTGGTGGAGAATTACTCTCTGAAG AGGAAGAAGATACTCGCAAAAGAAAGCATCGACGTGGCACTAAAAGGGAGTTAGAAGCAAAG AAAAAAGTGGTGAAGAAATCAAATAAAAAGCTAAAAGCAGGAGTTGGAAGAAATGCTGGAATGGTTAAACgatccaaaaaaagaaaaactaacacTAGCTGA